In Bradyrhizobium guangxiense, the following are encoded in one genomic region:
- a CDS encoding alpha/beta hydrolase has translation MIRSSITRRRLIGSLGASVGSASAIASGAFIAPARAQTPQRTYVLVPGAYYGAWSWHRVTERLQKQGHRVYALTLTGLAERSHLLNKDITLDTHITDIANLVEWEDLTDICLVAHSYGGCPASGALERIGSRVSSIVWVDAIKPADGQAFRDLVPFPIEEGAISRPAPKALPPNAFSDPKDVAWVLSKVTPHPIGTFLQPVKLTGAREKIAKKTYIRLPKFQAAAMDKAAAECKADSSWTVLENTTSGHSVMIVEPDWLTDVLTKAA, from the coding sequence ATGATCCGTTCAAGCATCACCCGTCGCAGACTCATCGGCAGCCTTGGCGCTTCGGTTGGTTCAGCCTCTGCGATCGCGTCAGGGGCCTTCATCGCCCCGGCCCGCGCACAGACGCCGCAAAGAACCTATGTGCTCGTTCCCGGCGCGTATTACGGGGCATGGTCCTGGCATCGCGTCACGGAACGCCTGCAGAAGCAGGGGCATCGCGTCTATGCGCTGACGCTGACAGGATTGGCTGAGCGCTCACACCTTCTGAACAAGGACATCACCCTCGACACCCACATCACCGACATCGCCAATCTGGTCGAATGGGAGGACCTGACGGACATTTGCCTCGTCGCGCATTCCTATGGCGGCTGTCCGGCATCAGGCGCGCTCGAACGCATCGGAAGCCGGGTGTCGTCCATCGTCTGGGTCGATGCCATCAAGCCCGCGGACGGCCAGGCATTCCGGGACCTGGTCCCTTTCCCGATCGAAGAAGGCGCGATCAGCCGTCCGGCGCCCAAGGCGCTTCCGCCGAATGCCTTCAGCGACCCGAAGGACGTCGCCTGGGTGTTGTCGAAGGTCACTCCACACCCGATCGGCACATTCCTGCAGCCGGTCAAGCTCACCGGCGCGCGCGAAAAGATCGCCAAGAAGACCTACATCCGCCTGCCGAAATTCCAGGCGGCTGCCATGGACAAGGCGGCGGCGGAGTGCAAGGCGGACAGCTCCTGGACCGTCCTCGAAAACACGACGTCCGGACACTCGGTCATGATCGTCGAGCCGGATTGGTTGACGGACGTGTTGACCAAGGCAGCGTGA
- a CDS encoding PTS sugar transporter subunit IIA, whose amino-acid sequence MIGLVLVTHGRLADEFKAALEHVMGPQKQIEAITIGAEDDSDLCRSDIIEAVNRVDSGDGVAILTDMFGGTPSNLAISCMSRPKVEVLAGINLPMLVKLAKVREERPLPDAIAMAQEAGRKYVTIASRVLAGK is encoded by the coding sequence ATGATTGGTCTAGTACTTGTGACCCACGGGCGCCTTGCCGACGAATTCAAGGCAGCGCTTGAACATGTCATGGGCCCACAAAAGCAAATCGAAGCGATCACGATCGGCGCCGAAGATGATTCCGATCTCTGCCGAAGCGACATCATCGAGGCGGTTAACCGCGTCGATTCCGGCGACGGCGTTGCCATCCTCACCGACATGTTCGGCGGCACACCGTCGAACCTCGCAATATCCTGCATGAGCCGGCCCAAGGTCGAAGTGCTCGCGGGCATCAACCTTCCCATGCTGGTGAAGCTCGCCAAGGTGCGCGAGGAGCGTCCGCTGCCCGACGCGATCGCGATGGCCCAGGAAGCGGGCCGCAAATACGTCACCATCGCCAGCCGCGTGCTCGCCGGCAAATGA
- a CDS encoding tetratricopeptide repeat protein, giving the protein MKELYRAGKYAEALPLAQKSLTLHEKEFGPDDARVAMPLSDLGTIHHNLGQSAVAEPLYRRALAIREKTLGPDHAEVAMVLNNLGDLYRAERRYAEAEPLLKRSIAIDEKVLDSDDPSIVLPLCNLGAVYSSQGRYDQAEPLFERGLAVLQEALGPDDPDATVLMNNLADTYTQQHRYADAERLLQRSMAVTEKAYGADHPDIAQALNNLGALYGRQGRNAEAEQLFKRSVAIFEKTFGPDHPDLAAVLDNLASLYNDQGRHADAEQVLKRSTAIRGKTKPI; this is encoded by the coding sequence ATGAAGGAGCTTTATCGGGCCGGGAAATACGCGGAAGCGCTGCCGCTGGCCCAGAAGTCTCTGACCCTTCACGAAAAGGAGTTCGGCCCTGACGATGCCCGCGTCGCGATGCCGCTGAGCGACCTCGGCACGATCCATCACAATCTCGGCCAATCCGCCGTTGCCGAGCCACTGTACAGGCGCGCGCTGGCCATCCGCGAGAAGACACTCGGTCCGGATCACGCGGAAGTCGCAATGGTGCTGAACAATCTCGGTGATCTCTACCGCGCGGAAAGGCGTTACGCGGAAGCGGAGCCGCTCCTGAAGCGATCGATCGCGATCGACGAGAAGGTGCTCGATTCCGACGATCCGTCCATCGTGTTGCCGCTGTGCAATCTCGGCGCCGTCTACAGCAGCCAGGGCCGCTACGACCAGGCCGAGCCGCTGTTCGAGCGGGGCCTCGCCGTGCTGCAGGAAGCGCTCGGCCCCGACGATCCCGACGCTACGGTGCTGATGAACAATTTGGCCGACACCTACACCCAGCAGCATCGCTACGCCGATGCAGAGCGGCTGCTGCAGCGGTCGATGGCCGTGACCGAGAAGGCGTATGGCGCCGATCATCCCGACATCGCGCAGGCGCTGAACAATCTGGGTGCGCTCTATGGGCGCCAGGGACGCAACGCCGAGGCCGAGCAGCTGTTCAAGCGGTCGGTCGCCATTTTCGAGAAAACCTTCGGCCCCGATCATCCGGATCTTGCTGCTGTCCTCGACAATCTCGCCAGTCTCTACAACGATCAAGGCCGCCATGCCGACGCCGAGCAAGTCCTGAAGCGGTCGACGGCCATCAGAGGGAAGACAAAGCCGATCTGA
- a CDS encoding HPr family phosphocarrier protein — MSEEAPQAGTGVPAGAISKDLLIINKRGLHARASAKFVQAVERFDAQVWVTRGGETVGGTSIMGLMMLAAGPGTTITVAAAGAQAEAALAAITELVESKFNEEGI, encoded by the coding sequence ATGAGCGAGGAGGCGCCACAAGCGGGGACAGGCGTGCCCGCGGGCGCGATCTCCAAGGATCTCCTGATCATCAACAAGCGCGGCCTGCATGCCCGCGCCTCGGCGAAATTCGTCCAGGCGGTCGAGCGCTTCGACGCGCAGGTGTGGGTGACGCGCGGCGGCGAGACCGTCGGCGGCACCTCGATCATGGGCCTGATGATGCTCGCCGCTGGACCCGGCACCACGATCACCGTCGCAGCTGCGGGCGCCCAAGCGGAAGCCGCGCTCGCCGCGATCACCGAGCTCGTTGAAAGCAAGTTCAACGAGGAAGGGATCTGA
- the lepA gene encoding translation elongation factor 4 produces the protein MTTVPISNIRNFSIVAHIDHGKSTLADRLIQMTGGLSDREMAGKEQVLDSMDIERERGITIKAQTVRLQYRAKDGKDYIFNLMDTPGHVDFAYEVSRSLAACEGSLLVVDASQGVEAQTLANVYQALDNNHEIVPVLNKVDLPAAEPEKVKQQIEDVIGIDASDAVMISAKTGLGVPDVLEAIVTRLPPPKGDRDATLKALLVDSWYDVYLGVVVLVRIVDGTMKKGQRVRMMGTGAAYDVERVGFFTPKMQQVEELGPGEIGFITAAIKEVADTRVGDTITDDRKPVTEMLPGFKPAIPVVFCGLFPVDADDFETLRAAMGKLRLNDASFSFEMETSAALGFGFRCGFLGLLHLEIIQERLSREFDLNLIATAPSVIYKMKLTDGTEIEIHNPVDMPDVVKIEEIQEPWIEATIMTPDEYLGSVLKLCQDRRGSQKELTYVGSRAMVKYDLPLNEVVFDFYDRLKSVSKGYASFDYHLTDYKPADLVKMQILVNAEPVDALSMLVHRTRAEGRGRAMVEKMKELIPPHMFQIPIQAAIGGKVIARETVRALRKDVTAKCYGGDITRKRKLLEKQKEGKKKMRQFGKVDIPQEAFIAALKVDS, from the coding sequence ATGACGACCGTCCCCATCTCCAACATCCGCAATTTCTCCATCGTCGCCCATATCGACCATGGCAAATCGACGCTGGCCGACCGCCTGATCCAGATGACCGGCGGCCTCTCCGACCGCGAGATGGCGGGCAAGGAGCAGGTGCTCGATTCCATGGACATCGAGCGCGAGCGCGGCATTACCATCAAGGCGCAGACGGTGCGCCTGCAATACCGCGCCAAGGACGGCAAGGACTACATCTTCAACCTGATGGACACGCCCGGCCATGTCGACTTCGCCTACGAGGTGTCGCGGTCGCTGGCGGCGTGCGAGGGTTCCCTTCTGGTGGTCGACGCCAGCCAGGGCGTCGAAGCGCAGACGCTCGCCAACGTCTACCAGGCGCTCGACAATAATCATGAGATCGTCCCGGTCCTGAACAAGGTCGACCTGCCCGCGGCCGAGCCCGAGAAGGTCAAACAGCAGATCGAGGACGTCATCGGCATTGATGCGTCCGATGCCGTGATGATCTCGGCCAAGACCGGCCTCGGGGTGCCCGACGTGCTGGAGGCCATCGTCACCCGCTTGCCGCCGCCCAAGGGCGACCGCGACGCGACGCTGAAGGCGCTGCTGGTCGACAGCTGGTACGACGTCTATCTCGGCGTCGTCGTGCTGGTGCGCATCGTCGACGGCACCATGAAGAAGGGCCAGCGCGTGCGCATGATGGGCACCGGCGCGGCCTATGACGTCGAGCGCGTCGGCTTCTTCACCCCGAAGATGCAGCAGGTCGAGGAGCTCGGCCCGGGCGAGATCGGTTTCATCACCGCCGCGATCAAGGAAGTCGCCGACACCCGCGTCGGCGACACCATCACCGACGACAGGAAGCCGGTCACCGAAATGCTGCCGGGCTTCAAGCCGGCGATCCCCGTGGTGTTCTGCGGCCTGTTCCCGGTCGATGCCGACGACTTCGAGACGCTGCGCGCTGCGATGGGCAAGCTGCGCCTCAACGACGCCAGCTTCTCATTCGAGATGGAGACCTCGGCCGCGCTCGGCTTCGGCTTCCGCTGCGGCTTCCTCGGCCTGTTGCACCTCGAGATCATCCAGGAGCGGCTGTCGCGCGAGTTCGATCTCAACCTGATCGCGACCGCACCGAGCGTCATCTACAAGATGAAGCTCACCGACGGCACCGAGATCGAGATCCACAATCCCGTCGACATGCCCGACGTGGTCAAGATCGAGGAGATCCAGGAGCCCTGGATCGAGGCGACGATCATGACGCCCGACGAATATCTCGGCAGCGTCCTGAAGCTGTGCCAGGACCGCCGCGGCTCGCAGAAGGAGCTCACCTACGTCGGCTCCCGCGCCATGGTGAAATACGATCTGCCGCTCAACGAGGTCGTGTTCGATTTCTACGACCGCCTGAAGTCGGTCTCCAAGGGTTACGCCTCGTTCGACTATCATCTCACCGACTACAAGCCGGCCGATCTCGTCAAGATGCAGATCCTGGTCAATGCCGAGCCGGTCGATGCGCTCTCGATGCTGGTCCACCGCACCCGCGCGGAGGGGCGCGGCCGCGCCATGGTCGAGAAGATGAAGGAGCTGATCCCGCCGCACATGTTCCAGATCCCGATCCAGGCGGCGATCGGCGGCAAGGTGATCGCGCGCGAGACAGTGCGCGCGTTGCGCAAGGACGTCACGGCGAAGTGCTACGGCGGCGACATCACGCGTAAGCGTAAGCTTCTGGAGAAGCAGAAGGAAGGCAAGAAGAAGATGCGGCAGTTCGGCAAGGTCGACATCCCGCAGGAGGCCTTCATTGCCGCGCTGAAGGTCGATAGCTGA
- a CDS encoding SRPBCC family protein: protein MRITVQTTVAAPIDRVWHAYTTPADIVKWNAASDDWHTTSATVDLREGGAFSSRMEAKDGSMGFDFAGTYTKIVEHKRIEYSFGDRKAEVEFVPGAEGVVVRVVFDAETTHSVEQQQGGWQAILDSFARYVEAKPKV, encoded by the coding sequence ATGAGGATCACCGTCCAAACCACCGTTGCAGCCCCCATCGATCGGGTCTGGCACGCCTATACGACGCCCGCCGACATCGTGAAGTGGAATGCGGCCTCCGACGACTGGCATACGACCAGCGCGACGGTCGACCTGCGGGAAGGCGGCGCCTTCTCGTCCCGCATGGAAGCCAAGGACGGCAGCATGGGCTTCGACTTCGCCGGCACCTACACCAAAATCGTCGAGCACAAGCGGATCGAATATTCGTTCGGCGATCGCAAGGCTGAGGTCGAGTTCGTGCCGGGGGCGGAGGGCGTTGTCGTCCGCGTCGTCTTCGATGCCGAAACGACGCACTCGGTCGAGCAGCAGCAAGGCGGTTGGCAGGCGATCCTCGACAGTTTCGCCCGGTACGTCGAGGCGAAGCCGAAGGTGTGA
- a CDS encoding glycosyltransferase family 39 protein, whose product MSITSLPTQRVRTKTRLSFDRFRAWLVACAVRPEARLWLGIQLAILHAVLWTFILINLKAAQDVHMDVAEAYGWGQQFLWGYGKHPPLSGWVAGLWFKLFPAADWATYALAMVTVSVGMVICWLVALRVVDARRAFLVVVMVALYPIFNFKGFKYNPDLLQLVTLPLLVLAYLNAFEKRSWQSGIWLGLAGALALMTKYWVLTMIGAIGLAALIHPERLKFLSSPAPWVAIVTMGLAMIPHGVWLADAHFVPLTYAGDTYSLQDKSQVHQLVAGYFLHNFALVALPVALAGLAMMLVPPWTTLLTGAPSRIVTRAWARGANPGVNVSQALNVWIVQVIVAFGPPLGALVFSIYMKTDWGIPLFFLVPLALVAIPALRVQSGSLFNIAAIWLVLSAATLAASPWIAAREMAANAGNTATYGARSDLARELTQAWHARFASRWAVVAGTMETIQPMVFYSPDHPSPFTPNEAWASGLTSLDDVKRSGFIGVFDPANERLPAFEKWISEVAPNAERIVMTTRRFTHGKAGPSMSWNVYIAPPAK is encoded by the coding sequence ATGTCGATCACGTCTCTTCCGACCCAGAGGGTGCGCACGAAGACCCGCCTGAGCTTTGACCGCTTCCGGGCCTGGCTGGTTGCCTGCGCGGTCCGCCCCGAGGCGCGATTGTGGCTGGGGATCCAGCTCGCCATCCTGCATGCGGTGCTCTGGACCTTCATCCTGATCAATCTCAAGGCAGCGCAGGACGTTCACATGGACGTCGCAGAAGCCTATGGCTGGGGCCAGCAATTCCTCTGGGGCTACGGCAAGCACCCGCCTTTGTCGGGCTGGGTCGCCGGGCTCTGGTTCAAGCTGTTCCCGGCGGCGGACTGGGCGACCTATGCGCTCGCGATGGTGACCGTCAGTGTCGGCATGGTGATCTGCTGGCTGGTAGCCCTGCGCGTGGTCGATGCGCGCCGCGCGTTCCTGGTCGTGGTGATGGTCGCGCTCTACCCGATCTTCAATTTCAAGGGGTTCAAGTACAACCCGGATCTGCTCCAGCTCGTCACGCTGCCGCTGCTGGTGCTCGCCTATCTCAATGCATTCGAGAAGCGGAGCTGGCAGTCCGGCATCTGGCTGGGACTGGCCGGCGCGCTGGCGCTGATGACCAAATATTGGGTGCTGACCATGATCGGCGCCATCGGGCTCGCTGCGCTGATCCATCCGGAGCGGCTGAAATTCCTGTCGTCGCCGGCGCCCTGGGTGGCGATCGTGACGATGGGGCTTGCGATGATCCCGCACGGCGTCTGGCTGGCGGATGCGCATTTCGTGCCGCTGACCTATGCCGGCGACACCTACAGCCTCCAGGACAAGAGCCAGGTGCATCAGCTCGTCGCCGGCTACTTCCTGCATAATTTCGCGTTGGTGGCGCTGCCGGTCGCGCTGGCCGGGCTAGCCATGATGCTGGTGCCGCCGTGGACGACGCTGCTGACGGGCGCGCCCTCGCGCATCGTCACGCGCGCCTGGGCGCGCGGTGCAAATCCAGGCGTCAATGTCTCGCAGGCGCTCAACGTCTGGATCGTCCAGGTCATCGTCGCATTCGGCCCGCCGCTCGGCGCGCTGGTCTTCAGCATCTACATGAAGACCGATTGGGGCATCCCGCTGTTCTTCCTGGTGCCCTTGGCGCTGGTCGCGATCCCCGCGCTGCGGGTGCAGAGCGGGAGCCTGTTCAACATCGCCGCGATCTGGCTGGTGCTCAGCGCCGCGACGTTGGCCGCCTCGCCCTGGATCGCCGCGCGCGAGATGGCGGCCAATGCCGGCAACACCGCCACTTACGGCGCGCGCTCGGATCTGGCGCGTGAGCTGACCCAGGCCTGGCACGCGCGCTTCGCCTCGCGCTGGGCCGTCGTCGCCGGCACCATGGAGACGATCCAGCCGATGGTGTTCTACAGCCCCGATCATCCCAGCCCGTTCACGCCGAACGAAGCCTGGGCGTCCGGGCTGACCTCGCTCGACGACGTCAAGAGATCCGGCTTCATCGGCGTGTTCGATCCGGCCAATGAACGCCTGCCCGCGTTCGAGAAATGGATCTCGGAGGTTGCGCCGAACGCCGAGCGCATAGTGATGACTACGCGCCGCTTCACCCATGGCAAGGCCGGCCCGTCGATGAGCTGGAACGTCTACATCGCGCCGCCGGCGAAGTGA
- a CDS encoding response regulator transcription factor yields MPTIALVDDDRNILTSVSIALEAEGYRIMTYTDGASALDGFRTTQPDLAILDIKMPRMDGMETLRRLRQKSDLPVIFLTSKDEEIDELFGLKMGADDFIRKPFSQRLLVERVKAVLRRSAPKDPTVAPKENDAKALDRGLLRMDPERHTCTWKNEPVTLTVTEFLILQALATRPGVVKSRNALMDAAYDDQVYVDDRTIDSHIKRLRKKFKVVDNEFEMIETLYGVGYRFKEA; encoded by the coding sequence ATGCCCACAATCGCTTTGGTCGACGACGACCGCAACATTCTCACATCCGTCTCGATCGCGCTGGAAGCCGAAGGCTACCGCATCATGACTTATACCGACGGCGCCTCCGCGCTCGACGGTTTCCGCACCACCCAGCCCGATCTCGCCATCCTCGACATCAAGATGCCGCGCATGGACGGCATGGAGACGCTGCGCCGTCTGCGGCAGAAGTCCGACCTGCCGGTGATATTCCTGACCTCCAAGGATGAGGAGATCGACGAGCTGTTCGGCCTCAAGATGGGCGCCGACGACTTCATCCGCAAACCGTTCTCGCAGCGTCTGCTGGTCGAGCGCGTCAAGGCGGTGCTGCGCCGCTCGGCGCCGAAGGACCCGACTGTCGCACCGAAGGAGAACGACGCCAAGGCGCTCGACCGCGGCCTTTTGCGCATGGACCCGGAACGGCATACCTGCACCTGGAAGAACGAGCCGGTGACGCTGACCGTCACCGAATTCCTGATCCTGCAGGCGCTCGCGACCCGGCCCGGCGTGGTGAAGAGCCGCAACGCGCTGATGGACGCGGCCTATGACGACCAGGTTTATGTCGACGACCGCACCATCGACAGCCACATCAAGCGGCTGCGCAAGAAGTTCAAGGTGGTCGACAACGAGTTCGAGATGATCGAAACGCTCTACGGCGTCGGCTACCGATTCAAGGAAGCCTGA
- a CDS encoding HPr kinase/phosphorylase, which produces MTDGGPNIHASAVKVGPVAVLIRGPSGSGKSRLAFDLIMAGRAGVVETAVLVGDDRVHLATVGDEIEVRPASRLAGLIEIRGLGIRRCDFVEHATVGLVVDLDAADAERLPPAESLKTSIFGAEIPRIPVGRDYSPLPLVVAALTTTKSSSSVNPSGDCLKGNGNHMNPTIATE; this is translated from the coding sequence ATGACCGACGGCGGGCCCAACATTCACGCCTCCGCGGTCAAGGTCGGGCCCGTGGCGGTGCTGATCCGCGGGCCCTCGGGCTCCGGCAAGTCGCGCCTTGCCTTCGATTTGATCATGGCTGGACGCGCGGGCGTGGTCGAAACGGCCGTTCTGGTCGGGGATGACCGTGTCCATCTGGCGACAGTCGGCGATGAAATTGAAGTCCGCCCGGCGTCTCGCCTGGCAGGCCTGATCGAGATCCGGGGCCTCGGGATTCGCCGCTGCGACTTCGTGGAGCATGCGACCGTCGGTCTCGTGGTCGATCTGGACGCCGCGGACGCCGAGCGCCTGCCGCCGGCCGAGTCCCTGAAAACAAGCATTTTCGGTGCCGAGATACCGCGAATCCCTGTTGGCCGCGACTATTCGCCCCTCCCTTTGGTTGTCGCGGCCTTGACCACTACCAAGAGTTCATCTTCCGTTAACCCTTCAGGCGATTGTTTGAAGGGAAATGGTAACCATATGAACCCCACTATCGCGACCGAATAG
- a CDS encoding HugZ family protein, with protein sequence MQPTPDFDPGKLAKSLLRRSRQGALATLMAGSGDPYCSLVNLASHPDGSPILLISGLAVHTKNILADSRVSLMLDERAAGDPLEGARIMLSGRAEQADAEKDLLQRRYLNAHPSAEGFVSFKDFSFFRIRPTGTHLVAGFGRIVDLKPERFLTDLTGAEDLLAAEEGAVAHMNADHRDTMSLYATKLLGAAAADWRCTGCDPEGLDMQDGQIALRLDFPERVTDGTALRKMLVRLAGEARMKID encoded by the coding sequence ATGCAACCGACCCCTGATTTCGACCCCGGAAAACTGGCCAAATCGCTGCTGCGGCGGTCGCGGCAGGGGGCCTTGGCCACCCTGATGGCCGGCAGCGGCGATCCCTATTGTTCCCTGGTCAATCTGGCCAGCCATCCTGATGGCTCGCCGATCCTGCTGATCTCGGGCCTCGCCGTGCACACCAAGAATATCCTGGCGGACAGCCGGGTCTCGCTGATGCTGGACGAGCGGGCGGCGGGCGATCCGCTGGAAGGTGCCCGGATCATGCTGTCCGGTCGGGCCGAGCAGGCCGATGCCGAGAAGGATCTGCTCCAGCGGCGGTATCTCAATGCCCATCCGTCGGCGGAGGGCTTTGTTTCCTTTAAGGATTTCTCTTTCTTCCGGATCCGCCCCACGGGAACCCATCTGGTCGCCGGCTTTGGCCGAATCGTCGACCTCAAGCCTGAGCGTTTCCTCACGGACCTCACCGGCGCCGAGGATCTGCTGGCGGCGGAGGAGGGCGCCGTCGCGCATATGAATGCCGACCATCGCGACACCATGAGCCTCTATGCGACAAAGCTCTTGGGCGCGGCTGCGGCTGACTGGCGCTGCACCGGCTGCGATCCGGAAGGTCTCGACATGCAGGACGGCCAGATTGCGCTGCGGCTGGACTTCCCAGAGCGGGTGACCGACGGCACGGCGCTGCGCAAGATGCTGGTGCGCCTGGCTGGCGAAGCGCGCATGAAGATCGACTAG
- a CDS encoding sensor histidine kinase: MLDRTQPDPNQSAGDVTSDGVPEQLAAEKGQGFRPLNWLKRAGQFFFALSFSSLTRRIVSLNLAGLVALVASILYLSQFRAGLIDARAQSLLVQAEIIAGAIAASATVQTNTITIDPDRLLDLKPGETYGGSDEYSPLDFPINPERVAPVLRTLISPTKTRARIYDPNGSLLVDSRNLENVLRYNLPPPAEKPGIVERGMVAVRTWLNRGALPLYRELGPENGNGYAEVADALQGQKRSMVRVNARGEVIVSVAVPVLRSRAIHGALMLSTQGDDIDQMVTAERLAILKVGGVAAAVMIMLSLLLASTIAGPVRRLADSAERVRRRIKARIEIPDFTRRRDEIGHLSGALRDMTSALYSRIEAIEMFAADVAHELKNPLTSLRSAVETLPLARNENSRARLLEVIEHDVKRLDRLISDISDASRLDAELQRQDAIPVDLRRLLTTLVTVANETKLGHDVAVETRFEGRSSTDTFAVSGHDSRLGQVVSNLLSNAQSFSERGSKVRLTCRRARAEIEIVVDDDGPGIRDDALERIFERFYTDRPHQGFGQNSGLGLSISKQIIDAHGGRIWAENRPGPPDDEGVPTVAGARFVVRLPAL, encoded by the coding sequence TTGCTGGACCGAACGCAGCCTGATCCGAACCAGAGCGCCGGGGATGTCACGTCCGACGGCGTTCCGGAGCAATTGGCCGCAGAGAAGGGGCAGGGCTTCCGGCCGCTGAACTGGCTGAAGCGCGCCGGGCAGTTCTTCTTCGCGCTGTCCTTTTCGAGCCTCACGCGCCGCATCGTTTCGCTCAACCTCGCCGGCCTCGTCGCGCTGGTGGCGAGCATCCTCTATCTGTCGCAATTCCGCGCCGGCCTGATCGACGCGCGCGCGCAGAGCCTCCTGGTCCAGGCCGAGATCATCGCCGGCGCGATCGCGGCCTCGGCCACGGTGCAGACCAACACCATCACCATCGATCCCGACCGCCTGCTCGACCTCAAGCCGGGCGAGACCTATGGCGGCTCGGACGAATATTCGCCGCTGGACTTCCCGATCAATCCGGAGCGCGTGGCGCCGGTGCTGCGCACGCTGATCTCGCCGACCAAGACGCGCGCCCGCATCTACGATCCGAACGGCAGCCTGCTGGTCGACAGCCGCAATCTCGAGAACGTGCTGCGCTACAATCTGCCGCCGCCGGCCGAGAAGCCCGGCATCGTCGAGCGCGGCATGGTCGCGGTGCGCACCTGGCTGAACCGCGGCGCCCTGCCGCTCTACCGCGAGCTCGGGCCCGAGAACGGCAACGGCTATGCCGAGGTGGCCGACGCGCTGCAGGGCCAGAAGCGCTCGATGGTGCGGGTCAATGCGCGCGGCGAGGTGATCGTCTCGGTCGCGGTCCCCGTGCTGCGCTCGCGCGCGATCCATGGCGCCTTGATGCTGTCGACGCAAGGCGACGACATCGACCAGATGGTCACCGCCGAGCGCCTCGCGATCCTCAAGGTCGGCGGCGTCGCGGCCGCCGTCATGATCATGCTGTCGCTGCTGCTCGCGAGCACGATCGCAGGTCCGGTGCGCCGGCTGGCCGACAGCGCCGAGCGGGTCCGCCGCCGCATCAAGGCCCGCATCGAGATCCCCGATTTCACCCGCCGCCGCGACGAGATCGGTCACCTCTCCGGCGCGCTGCGCGACATGACGAGCGCGCTCTACAGCCGCATCGAGGCGATCGAGATGTTCGCCGCCGACGTTGCCCACGAATTGAAGAACCCGCTGACCTCTTTGCGCTCGGCGGTCGAGACGCTGCCGCTGGCGCGCAACGAGAACAGCCGCGCGCGCCTGCTCGAGGTGATCGAGCACGACGTCAAGCGGCTCGACCGCCTGATCTCCGACATTTCCGACGCCAGCCGCCTCGATGCCGAATTGCAGCGTCAGGATGCGATCCCGGTCGATCTGCGCCGCCTGCTGACGACGCTGGTGACGGTCGCCAATGAAACCAAGCTCGGCCATGACGTCGCGGTCGAGACGCGCTTCGAGGGCCGCAGCTCGACCGACACCTTCGCCGTGAGCGGCCATGATTCGCGGCTCGGACAGGTGGTCTCCAACCTGCTCTCCAACGCGCAATCGTTCTCCGAACGCGGCAGCAAGGTGCGTCTCACCTGCCGCCGCGCGCGCGCCGAGATCGAGATCGTGGTCGACGACGACGGCCCCGGCATTCGCGACGACGCATTGGAGCGCATCTTCGAGCGCTTCTACACCGACCGCCCGCATCAGGGCTTTGGCCAGAACTCCGGCCTCGGCCTGTCGATCTCCAAGCAGATCATCGACGCCCATGGCGGACGCATCTGGGCCGAGAATCGCCCAGGCCCGCCGGATGACGAAGGCGTCCCGACGGTCGCCGGCGCGCGCTTCGTGGTGAGGCTGCCGGCGCTATGA